ATTGATCTTCATAGCATTACGCATCTGATCAACAATAGATCTCATCTCCTCATTGTGCTTGTCCTTCAAAGAGCGAATCACGCGGTGGCCTGAATCAGACTCATCACTATCGTCTTCTTGGGTCTTCAAATAGCGGTTTTTGATTCCACGCCCCCCATTACCATGATCTTCAACATCTTCACTATCACTGCCCTGTTCTGATTcgacttcttcctcctcctcggatTCACTATCCCCCTGAAGTTGCGAAGAACCAAGCAGTAAGTATTGCAACCAATGACAACGATGACACTAAGTACCAATTACTGCAGTATGGACACAACGCGAATGCTGCCATGCTGGGGTTATTGCAATAGAGAAAGTAAGTACCTGTCCCCAGAAACGGGATGTCTGcatggttgctgctgctgcttttgcTTCGACttggctcaagctctgcaaagtGTAAAAGGATGATGaattatgaaaaaaaagaatgaaaaatGCATTTGAACTCTGAGGTGAAGGAAAGCAAAACAATTCTTGAGTCCAAACTTGAAATAAAATCTCATAAGGACTCCTTCAAAAAATTACAGAAGAAACAATAACTATGAAACAGAAGATAACCCCGGCAATAGACATTTGACAATTAATGGCAAATCTCATAAGGAATCCTTCAAAAAATTACAGAGGAAACAATAACTACGAAACAGAAGATAACCTCGGCAATAGACAATTAACGGCAGCTTGCCCAACCAGAAAAACACATCGATCTGACAAGAATGCTGGGGTTTACGCTACCTGATCTCCATACAATTACAAGCAATAAAAACATGCTCTGAGCCTAGCAGCACAGCGTGATACACCGAGTTAAATGGAACGACAGATTCGTAGCCCCAAAACAAATTTTCAGCACAAGTTAACAACGAGGACAGCAAACCGAGCTCCCACTCTGAAATCGGGCTAGAACCAACACGAATCAGTTCGCCTCAGAACCTCTACCACGTCACATGAATCCGAAACTTGGGGGATCCAAGTATAACCTAAGAATCTACCGGCGAAATTCACACAGATAAAACGGGGGCATATACAACCACATGGCGCGGGATTGAACGAATTGCTCGCCCCCGTCGAAAGAAACCCGAGATGCGGGAACGGGAACGGCTTGCTGGACGCCAGGCGCCAGGAACCACCGATCCGGCGGGGACGATTAGCGACGAGGGCGATGGATTCCGGAAGGAGGGGTTGGACAAGAGGGGGGGCGACTGCTCACCTGGAGCCGGCGACGAGGGCGATGGAACCTAGAGTTCGGGTGCGGCgggggtggggcggcggcgatgtcgcGTGGGTTGAGGATACCATTACAAAAGAGATTAATTGGAATGTTACTATTACAATTTGTCAAAGTTGGAAATATAagggcatctccaagagtttgccatattttatttggcatatcttgtgttttgccaatttctaaaaagatatgccaaataaaaaagagcttatctccaataatttggcataattcacttgccaaatccagatctaacttacatcaggaactctgagagagaaacaaaattatatttatgtcaTTTCACCTCTTGAAACTTAAATCATGAACCCTTctttgttatttatttcttttttaccCTCCCACccgactagaaaccacgatgccaaccgcgcgccgcgcgcgtatatttacgcgctggaggctggtttttcccaagttgccaaaaattgtcaagtcttttgccaaactgttggaggagtatttttaacgtttttgccaaaaatcaaagatagCAACTCGATTTACCAAActcttagagatgctctaaCATTGCAATTCTTCATATTGGAGATATGCTACTAGAATACATTTTTTCCACTTTGGGGCCACACGCAGTGTATACGACCTTTGTACTTTCACGTATAGACCTATTTACTTCTGTAGATCAATCTCCCTCCATCTCTCGTACATCGCTCCAGTGAACCTAGCAGGCCGGCTCTGGGCCTAGATGGGAGGGGCGACCGCCTAGGGCTCACGGCCGGGGGAGGGGGCAGGATCAAATATGTACTATACAACATCGATACACATGAGTATAGGCCCAACAGCAACTAGCTGCAGATCGCTTGGCTCGGCATACGGAAAAGAACTGAAGCGTCGAGTCATCCATCCGTCGTCACGTCGCTTCGCATCGCAGACTTCGTGCTCCTGCCTTTTTTTGGCTgtcgccgcccgctcgcccgcccggCGTCCGTCCGCCCGTCCGGCGACGCTGGTGTCTGGCTGTCCGGTGATCGCCTGCTGCCGGCCTGCCTTGAATCGTGACGCATTGACTCATCCCCTCCACGCCGCAGCAACCTTTTGCAATCAGCAACAGCAAATCGTCAGTGAGTAACTATAACTAATCTAATAATCTGTTACTTTGTGACTATCAGACTCTAGTTAGATACTTAGATTTCTAGATTTAAACTTCTAACTTTACTGTTTATTTTCCTTTACAATTTAGGTGTTAGAATGTTACCTAAGAAGCATTTGTCGGGATAATGTTATATTACAATTTAGGTTTAAACTTCTAATGTTCTAATTttcttattatttatttataaagTATTTGAGGTAATTATATTAGTTTTTTTCTGTTCTTTTAGTTTGTATATACTATCAATAATGTTCTTcacaaattaaatatatattattagtattaatatttttttattatgttacaaataaaaaatatttagtcTAAAGGCCCATAGCGTCTGGTTCGCTCTAGGCCCTTGAATTCACAGAGCCGGCCCTGTAACCTAGCCGCTGCACGGTGCACACGCaccccactgccgccgccgctgccgggcgCACTGCCGAGCAGCCTGACGCGCAGGCAGCTGACCGCGCCCTGCAGAGCCTGCCTGCCGCGCCCTGCTGCCTGCCGGCGCGGTCGCTTGAGTGGAGCGGCGCAGGCTTGCAGCGCTGCATCGGAGGGCTGGGAGTCACGGTTTGCAGTTCTTTTGATCTTTTTGCTTGCACATGTCACGGTTGCAGGCAGCTTGATGGTCAAGCACATATAACAAAAAGAGAAATTTGTCTGTAGGACACTCTAAAAATATGGTTTTGTGCGCTGCACACTATACTCCTTGAATTAGTCTGTACCACACTCTGAATGACTCATTTTGTGTGTGGCACACCACTCCCATTAAACAACTCTTTTGCTTGCTGAGAGGTGAGAGAACATTATGTGAAAAGACCAAAATACCCTTAACAGTTTAAGGGGCCACCGCGCTAAGCCGTCCGTGTTCCCCACCCACGCGCACTGGTACGCCTCCACGGCCTTCGCCTCGTCCCCtgcggccatggccatggccgcgcGGTCGCCGTAGCTCCGGTGCGCCAGGACCATCAGCACGTAGGCCGCCTTCTCCTGGCACCCGGGCTCGTCGGCCCAGTTGAGCACGTCAACGAGGAACGGCATTGCgtcgggcgcgcggcggccctccGGGCAGGCCGCCACGAGGTTGTAGAGCGCGATGAGCGCGCGGTCTGTGACGGGCGCGTCCCCGACGGACGCCACTAGTGTCGGCGCGAGCCCGGCCGCCAGCAGGTGCGGCGCGTTGGCGGGCGCGATGGAGAGGTTCAGGAGCGCGCGCAGCGCGTCGTGGCGCGCCTGCTCGGTGTCGCACGCGCCCTGGAACGCGCGCACGAGGAACGGGGCGGCGCCGGACGCGCCGATGACGGGCTTGTTGGCGTCGAGCACGCTGAGGCAGAGGAAGTTGGCGACGACGGCCTCCGTGAGCGCGGCGGACGCACCGCCCTCCGCAATGCGGAGCATCTTGTGCACAGCGCCGGCCTGCACGATCGCCGCCTTGTTCCTGGGAATCGCAGCAACCAACTCCGACGACTTAGAAACCAACCAAATACACCCAGATCTGATCACGAAGCGGAGGAAACAGAGGAGCGCGAGAAGGAAAACGCGCGAGACTCACGTGTCGTTGCCGATCCccaggttgagcagcgcgtacagCACGGCGTCCGtgacctcctccccgccgccgccgccctcgtccaGCATCGCGACGAGCGGCGGGACGGCGCCGAGCATCGCGAGCATctccctcgcggcggcggcgtccttggccttcctccggacggccgccgccgcttcgaCGCGGGACATGCAagcgccgcccccggcgcccTGGAGCGCCCCCACGACGCCCTTGAGCTCCTCGAGCGCCTCCACCTTCCTGTCCGCCGCGTCGGCCTCgtcttcgtcgtcgtcgccgccgccgccgcactcggAGGGCGTAGTCGGTGATGGCCCGAAGCAGCACGACCGCGCGTCCTcggcctcgccctcgccgccgcgcgctccaccgccgccaccatggcgcTCACGTGCCGGCGACGCGCCTCCTCCAGCCCCGACCGCAGCCTCTCGTTCTCGATGCGGACGAGCACGTCGATCTCGACGCTGTGGCGGTAGAGATGCGACAGACGCCgtgcgaggccggcggcggtgcggaaTCGGGCAGGCGCCCGCTGGAGGACGCGCCGACGGAGCAGAGGGCCCTGCCCTGCTCGTCGTCTACCGGCGCGAACGCCCGCGGCTGCGGCACCGGCACGGGCAACAGCGCGCGGTGCCCTTCCATGGTCAGGCCGTCAC
This window of the Panicum virgatum strain AP13 chromosome 1K, P.virgatum_v5, whole genome shotgun sequence genome carries:
- the LOC120655632 gene encoding U-box domain-containing protein 45-like; the protein is MEGHRALLPVPVPQPRAFAPVDDEQGRALCSVGASSSGRLPDSAPPPASHGVCASPARERHGGGGGARGGEGEAEDARSCCFGPSPTTPSECGGGGDDDEDEADAADRKVEALEELKGVVGALQGAGGGACMSRVEAAAAVRRKAKDAAAAREMLAMLGAVPPLVAMLDEGGGGGEEVTDAVLYALLNLGIGNDTNKAAIVQAGAVHKMLRIAEGGASAALTEAVVANFLCLSVLDANKPVIGASGAAPFLVRAFQGACDTEQARHDALRALLNLSIAPANAPHLLAAGLAPTLVASVGDAPVTDRALIALYNLVAACPEGRRAPDAMPFLVDVLNWADEPGCQEKAAYVLMVLAHRSYGDRAAMAMAAGDEAKAVEAYQCAWVGNTDGLARWPLKLLRRCKPAPLHSSDRAGRQQGAAGRLCRARSAACASGCSAVRPAAAAAVGCVCTVQRLGYRAGSVNSRA